A window of Streptomyces sp. N50 contains these coding sequences:
- a CDS encoding molybdopterin-dependent oxidoreductase has translation MTDDEKQTRQRLTWARLTLGACSGVLAGLASLGVAELVSAGVRPQASPVVAVGGAAIDRTPAALKDWAIRHFGTNDKLILQLGILVMLALFALALGIVALRFRRSGAAGVLLFGIVGAVSATSRPDSTSLSDALPSVVGAIAGGAVLYVLVGRLARREPCPEPVDGERSGASSGADWDRRGFVIAATAVAAASAGAGVLGRTLNNASGQSAVASRNRVVLPRPASAAAAVPKGAGLRIPGISPFTTPNGDFYRVDTALVVPKVNATTWALRIHGKGVTRPVTLTFDDLLRRELIERDITLTCVSNEVGGPYVGNARWIGVRLADLLAECGVRPPSKGGPADQLVARSVDGMTIGSPVEDVMDGRDALLALGMNGEPLPFAHGFPVRMVVPGLYGFVSACKWIKDIELTTFDAYDPYWVKRGWARRAPIKTESRIDTPKPFARPKTGTVMVAGVAWAQHRGIDKVQVRVDDGPWQEARLAAEDTRDTWRQWSFPWQAAKGGHTLTVRATDRTGQVQTDKRTRTIPDGASGWHSVVVTVD, from the coding sequence GTGACCGACGACGAGAAGCAGACGCGACAACGCCTCACCTGGGCGCGCCTGACCCTGGGTGCGTGCAGTGGTGTGCTGGCCGGCCTCGCCTCGCTCGGCGTCGCTGAGCTGGTGTCGGCCGGGGTGCGTCCGCAGGCCAGTCCGGTCGTGGCGGTCGGCGGGGCGGCGATCGACCGCACCCCGGCCGCTCTGAAGGACTGGGCGATCCGGCACTTCGGAACCAATGACAAGCTGATTCTTCAGCTCGGAATTCTCGTGATGCTGGCGCTTTTCGCGCTGGCGCTGGGAATTGTCGCACTGCGTTTCCGGCGCAGCGGCGCTGCCGGTGTTCTGCTCTTCGGAATTGTCGGGGCGGTATCGGCCACCAGCCGGCCGGATTCGACGAGTCTCTCCGACGCGCTCCCCTCCGTGGTGGGGGCGATCGCCGGAGGAGCAGTGCTCTACGTCCTGGTGGGCCGCCTCGCCCGACGGGAGCCGTGCCCGGAACCGGTGGACGGCGAGCGGAGCGGTGCGTCTTCCGGAGCTGATTGGGACCGTCGTGGCTTCGTGATCGCGGCGACGGCGGTCGCCGCCGCTTCCGCCGGGGCGGGGGTGCTGGGCCGGACGCTGAACAACGCGAGCGGCCAGAGCGCGGTCGCCTCACGCAACAGGGTCGTCCTGCCCCGTCCGGCCTCCGCGGCCGCAGCCGTTCCCAAGGGTGCCGGGCTGCGGATTCCCGGGATCAGTCCCTTCACCACACCGAACGGTGACTTCTACCGCGTGGACACCGCGCTCGTGGTGCCCAAGGTCAACGCCACGACCTGGGCACTGCGCATCCACGGCAAGGGCGTCACCCGGCCTGTCACCCTCACCTTCGACGACCTGCTGCGGCGCGAGCTGATCGAGCGGGACATCACCCTCACCTGCGTGTCGAACGAGGTCGGCGGCCCGTACGTCGGCAACGCCCGCTGGATCGGCGTACGACTGGCCGATCTGCTGGCCGAGTGCGGGGTGAGGCCGCCGTCGAAGGGCGGCCCCGCCGACCAGTTGGTGGCCCGTTCCGTGGACGGGATGACGATCGGCAGCCCGGTCGAGGACGTGATGGACGGCCGCGACGCACTGCTCGCCCTGGGCATGAACGGCGAACCGCTGCCCTTCGCCCACGGTTTTCCGGTCCGCATGGTGGTGCCCGGCCTGTACGGCTTCGTCTCCGCCTGCAAGTGGATCAAGGACATCGAACTGACCACCTTCGACGCCTACGACCCCTACTGGGTCAAGCGCGGCTGGGCCCGCAGGGCTCCCATCAAGACCGAGTCGCGCATCGACACCCCCAAGCCGTTCGCCCGGCCGAAGACCGGGACGGTGATGGTCGCCGGGGTCGCCTGGGCCCAGCACCGCGGCATCGACAAGGTCCAGGTCCGCGTCGACGACGGCCCATGGCAGGAGGCCCGACTGGCCGCCGAGGACACCCGCGACACCTGGCGCCAGTGGTCCTTCCCCTGGCAGGCCGCCAAGGGCGGCCACACCCTCACCGTCCGCGCCACCGACCGCACCGGCCAGGTGCAGACCGACAAGCGCACCCGCACCATCCCCGACGGCGCCAGCGGATGGCACTCCGTGGTCGTCACCGTCGACTGA
- a CDS encoding SDR family oxidoreductase: MTQKIWFITGASRGFGREWAVAALERGDSVAATARDLSTLEDLRAEHGERLLPLRLDVTDRDADFAAVRQAHERFGRLDVVVNNAGYGHFGMVEELTESEARAQLETNLFGALWITQAALPFLREQGSGHILQVSSIGGISAFPLVGIYHASKWALEGMSQALAQEVAPFGIKVTLIEPGGFATDWAGSSSSTSEPLPAYADFHKEVQEQRRKRVGTPGDPTASAAAVLEIVDADEPPLRCFFGSAPLGIAKADYEQRLAVWEKWQPVAELAQG, from the coding sequence TTGACGCAGAAGATCTGGTTCATCACCGGTGCCTCACGCGGCTTCGGCAGAGAGTGGGCCGTCGCCGCCCTCGAACGGGGCGATTCGGTTGCCGCGACCGCGCGTGACCTTTCCACGCTGGAGGACCTTCGCGCGGAGCACGGAGAACGGCTGCTGCCCTTGCGCCTCGACGTGACGGACCGTGACGCCGACTTCGCCGCCGTACGACAGGCGCACGAGCGGTTCGGGCGCCTCGATGTGGTGGTGAACAATGCTGGTTACGGCCACTTCGGCATGGTCGAGGAACTCACCGAGTCCGAAGCTCGTGCGCAACTGGAGACCAACCTGTTCGGTGCCCTGTGGATCACGCAGGCGGCGCTGCCGTTCCTGCGCGAGCAGGGCAGCGGCCACATCCTCCAGGTCTCATCCATCGGAGGCATCAGCGCCTTCCCGCTGGTCGGGATCTACCACGCGTCGAAGTGGGCGCTGGAAGGCATGAGCCAGGCGTTGGCCCAGGAAGTGGCGCCGTTCGGCATCAAGGTCACGCTGATCGAGCCCGGTGGGTTCGCCACCGACTGGGCGGGCTCCTCGTCGAGCACCTCCGAGCCGTTGCCCGCGTACGCCGACTTCCACAAGGAAGTGCAGGAGCAGCGCCGCAAGCGCGTCGGCACGCCGGGCGATCCGACCGCGTCCGCCGCTGCCGTGCTGGAGATCGTCGACGCCGACGAGCCGCCGCTGCGCTGCTTCTTCGGCTCGGCGCCGCTGGGCATCGCCAAGGCCGACTATGAGCAGCGTCTCGCGGTGTGGGAGAAGTGGCAGCCTGTGGCAGAGCTGGCGCAGGGCTGA
- a CDS encoding phosphatase PAP2 family protein, producing the protein MIDRRTRQQQAPQGLLRDLASLDQALYEAVTVTSTPALDSALRRLSAAADHSKISLLIASTLALRPGRSRRAAVLGVAAIGVASTTANLLGKRLVRRHRPHRAEDSPFPGRHVPMPASASFPSGHTASAVAFAAAVGPAFPAVTVPLGLLACAVGYSRVHTGVHYPGDVVAGAVLGTGAAAAVLAAAAHWDGSVGGRTVLPTRGSSAR; encoded by the coding sequence ATGATTGACCGTCGGACTCGGCAGCAGCAGGCACCGCAGGGCCTGTTGCGCGACCTCGCCAGCCTCGACCAGGCCCTCTACGAGGCCGTGACGGTCACCAGCACACCCGCACTGGACTCGGCGCTGCGCCGACTGTCCGCGGCGGCCGACCACTCCAAGATCTCCCTTCTGATCGCCTCCACCCTGGCCCTGCGCCCCGGCCGCTCCCGCCGCGCCGCGGTGCTCGGCGTGGCAGCGATCGGCGTCGCGTCCACCACGGCCAACCTCCTGGGCAAGCGTCTTGTACGGCGGCACCGCCCGCACCGTGCCGAGGACTCGCCGTTCCCGGGGCGGCACGTTCCGATGCCGGCGTCCGCGTCGTTCCCCTCCGGTCACACGGCGTCCGCCGTCGCGTTCGCCGCGGCGGTCGGGCCCGCGTTCCCGGCCGTCACGGTCCCTCTCGGACTGCTGGCCTGTGCCGTGGGCTACTCGCGTGTTCACACCGGGGTGCACTATCCGGGCGACGTCGTCGCCGGCGCCGTTCTCGGAACGGGCGCGGCCGCGGCCGTCCTGGCGGCGGCCGCACACTGGGACGGCTCCGTCGGCGGCAGAACTGTGCTCCCGACCCGTGGCTCTTCTGCCCGGTGA
- a CDS encoding diacylglycerol/lipid kinase family protein, translating into MNETRTTRETERHGPDEGLGSARALARLALLCIAGAVAAVVAGTNHWFVLLLGLAGLGLAGAGLWWALAHRGFARLLGALLAITAPVGVLVLYAVSGLWLVAVIALAAWTAALGCARSALRRLRKPHGMHTRTVRPPRRAVLIMNPKSGGGKVVQYGLVERAEALGARVILLDLDADPDPVALARQAVAEGADLLGVAGGDGTQALVAGVAAEHGLPFMVVTAGTRNHFAMDLGLDRDDPVSSLDALSDGVELRVDLGDIAGRPFVNTASFGTYAHIVQNPDYRDAKAVTALDQLPDLLAGEAGAVLSARTDEERLEAPQAVLVSNNPYARADPLTGGRRERLDTGELGVIAVRVGGAVQAAELALLGERASGMTVLTSRRVVVESDEETIPVAVDGEALVLPPPVVCSIRPGVLRVRVPRERPGAPYVAPTVDWYRVMRLAFDLSPRARESHDRSAPSRDKNQEQSDD; encoded by the coding sequence TTGAACGAGACCAGAACGACGCGTGAGACGGAACGCCACGGACCCGACGAGGGTCTCGGCTCGGCGCGAGCCCTGGCACGTCTCGCCCTGCTGTGTATCGCGGGAGCGGTGGCCGCGGTGGTGGCCGGCACCAACCATTGGTTCGTCCTGCTGCTGGGCCTGGCGGGTCTCGGACTGGCCGGCGCGGGTTTGTGGTGGGCGTTGGCGCACCGCGGATTCGCCCGGCTCCTCGGTGCCCTTCTGGCGATCACCGCACCCGTCGGCGTCCTGGTGCTGTACGCCGTGTCGGGCCTGTGGTTGGTCGCGGTGATCGCCCTCGCGGCGTGGACGGCCGCGCTCGGCTGCGCGCGGAGTGCCCTGCGCCGGCTGCGCAAGCCGCACGGCATGCACACCCGCACGGTGCGTCCGCCCCGCCGGGCCGTGCTGATCATGAATCCGAAGTCGGGCGGCGGGAAGGTCGTGCAGTACGGACTCGTGGAGCGGGCCGAGGCGCTGGGCGCGCGGGTGATCCTGCTCGACCTCGACGCGGATCCGGATCCGGTGGCACTGGCCCGGCAGGCCGTGGCCGAAGGAGCCGACCTGCTCGGTGTGGCCGGCGGCGACGGGACTCAGGCCCTGGTGGCGGGAGTGGCCGCCGAACACGGACTGCCGTTCATGGTCGTGACAGCCGGCACCCGCAACCACTTCGCCATGGACCTCGGCCTGGACCGGGACGATCCGGTGAGCAGCCTGGACGCGCTCTCGGACGGTGTGGAACTCCGCGTCGACCTCGGGGACATCGCCGGTCGGCCGTTCGTCAACACCGCCTCGTTCGGTACGTACGCGCACATCGTGCAGAACCCCGACTACCGCGACGCCAAAGCGGTCACCGCGCTCGACCAGTTGCCGGACCTGCTGGCGGGCGAGGCGGGCGCCGTACTCAGTGCCCGGACCGACGAAGAGCGGTTGGAGGCCCCGCAGGCGGTGCTGGTCAGCAACAACCCCTACGCACGGGCCGACCCGCTGACCGGTGGCCGCAGGGAGCGGCTCGACACGGGCGAGCTCGGCGTGATCGCGGTCCGGGTCGGGGGCGCCGTACAGGCCGCCGAACTGGCGCTGTTGGGGGAGCGGGCCAGCGGCATGACGGTCCTGACGTCCCGCAGGGTCGTCGTGGAGTCCGACGAGGAGACGATCCCCGTGGCCGTGGATGGTGAGGCACTCGTCCTGCCTCCGCCCGTCGTGTGCTCCATACGGCCCGGCGTGCTGCGGGTCCGTGTGCCACGGGAACGTCCCGGAGCACCGTACGTCGCACCGACCGTCGACTGGTACCGCGTCATGCGCCTCGCCTTCGACCTGTCGCCCCGCGCACGCGAGAGCCACGACCGATCAGCCCCCTCACGCGACAAGAACCAGGAGCAGAGCGATGATTGA
- a CDS encoding alpha/beta hydrolase produces the protein MAWSEHVLVRDGVRLVCRDWGGPGRPIVLLHGLAGHVGEWDVLARSLSSRYRVVAVDQRGHGASERHPQDVSRAAYVADVTAVVDQLALQRPVLVGQSLGGHTAMLTAAAHPGQVRALVLVEAGPGGPNPNSPVDIGVWLDSWPTPFPSREAAAAFLGGGPVGAGWAAGLEEHEGGWCPRFDRDVMVRSLAENAQRSFWHEWGQVACPTLVVLAQSGFIPAHEAEEMLRQRPATMAMSMPGTGHDLHLEQPEALHTALSDFIEGLA, from the coding sequence GTGGCGTGGTCGGAACACGTGCTGGTGCGAGACGGTGTCCGGCTTGTCTGCCGGGACTGGGGCGGGCCTGGACGGCCCATCGTGTTGCTGCACGGCCTGGCCGGTCACGTGGGTGAATGGGACGTGCTGGCACGGAGCTTGAGCTCCAGGTATCGGGTGGTCGCGGTCGACCAGCGCGGGCACGGCGCCAGCGAGCGCCACCCACAGGACGTCTCCCGCGCTGCCTACGTCGCCGACGTCACCGCCGTCGTCGATCAGCTGGCGCTGCAGCGGCCCGTCCTGGTCGGCCAGTCGCTGGGCGGGCACACAGCCATGCTCACCGCCGCTGCACATCCCGGACAGGTCCGTGCGCTCGTGCTCGTCGAGGCCGGGCCCGGCGGTCCGAACCCGAACAGCCCCGTGGACATCGGCGTATGGCTCGACTCATGGCCGACCCCGTTTCCCTCACGCGAAGCGGCAGCCGCGTTCCTCGGCGGTGGACCGGTCGGCGCAGGCTGGGCGGCCGGACTGGAGGAACACGAGGGCGGATGGTGCCCTCGCTTCGACCGGGACGTGATGGTTCGCTCGCTGGCGGAGAACGCCCAGCGTTCCTTCTGGCACGAGTGGGGGCAGGTCGCGTGCCCCACCCTGGTCGTCCTGGCCCAATCCGGCTTCATCCCTGCGCACGAAGCCGAGGAGATGCTCCGCCAGCGACCTGCCACCATGGCCATGAGCATGCCCGGCACCGGCCACGACCTGCACCTGGAACAGCCTGAAGCCCTGCACACCGCGCTCTCGGACTTCATCGAGGGCCTCGCCTGA
- a CDS encoding MarR family winged helix-turn-helix transcriptional regulator, with the protein MSLTSAATLATLDKTGPRRITDLAVAEGVTQPAMTVLVRVMEESGLVERKGDPSDKRVTLVCLTEAGASYVRTRRQAGVDAYARLIGKLTGDEVEALAAALPALQHLAELESHAREESDR; encoded by the coding sequence ATGAGCCTGACGTCCGCCGCCACCTTGGCCACCCTGGACAAGACCGGCCCGCGACGCATCACCGATCTGGCGGTGGCCGAGGGCGTCACCCAGCCCGCGATGACCGTCCTGGTCCGGGTGATGGAGGAATCCGGACTGGTCGAACGGAAAGGCGATCCGTCCGACAAGCGGGTCACGCTGGTGTGCCTGACCGAGGCCGGAGCGTCGTACGTCCGGACGCGACGCCAGGCGGGCGTCGACGCGTACGCGCGGTTGATCGGGAAACTCACCGGTGACGAGGTCGAGGCCTTGGCAGCAGCCCTTCCGGCGCTGCAGCATCTGGCGGAGCTGGAAAGCCACGCCCGAGAGGAGTCGGACCGGTGA
- a CDS encoding MFS transporter, with translation MSTALIRPEARPLVPALMFIALVVAAVASLGTPLITSVATTFHVSLDNAQWTLTIALLSGAVATPVLGRLGAGPHRRATILATLAIVVVGSALTVLPLPFAWLLVGRAAQGAGLGLTALMMGVARDHLPEERSAATIALISVVSIIGAGVGYPLAALLAEFGGLRAAYGLGLLVTAIAFVTAWRSMPAAPEGRSAHVNVAGALLLAGGLLLVLFLAGERSLWSRHLAVAVILAVAAILLLCVWTVSELRTTTPLVDVRAVRHPAVAGANIAMFVGGSGMYLLLTLITRYAQTPHSAGYGFGLTTFVAGLVLIPFSVLGFVAGKLTPRVRERIDGPLLLAGSAAIVGGGFVLFATARSNLAELLAAMGVLGFGVGSFSAAMPGVILAVTPKSETSSAMSLNYVVRSVGYSLGSAIGGLILAAGTGPGRLFPDDSAYTTAALVGIGAMAITTLTSLVLARRRPSETNS, from the coding sequence ATGAGCACTGCCCTGATACGTCCCGAGGCACGTCCGCTGGTCCCCGCCCTGATGTTCATCGCCCTGGTCGTGGCGGCGGTCGCCAGCCTCGGGACGCCGCTCATCACCAGCGTGGCGACCACGTTCCACGTCTCCCTCGACAACGCGCAGTGGACGCTGACCATCGCTCTGCTCAGCGGCGCCGTCGCCACACCCGTCCTCGGCCGGCTCGGAGCAGGTCCGCACCGGCGGGCCACGATTCTCGCCACGCTGGCGATCGTCGTCGTCGGCAGCGCGCTCACCGTGCTGCCGCTGCCGTTCGCCTGGCTGCTCGTGGGCAGAGCGGCCCAAGGCGCCGGACTCGGTCTCACGGCGCTGATGATGGGCGTGGCCCGCGACCATCTTCCCGAGGAGCGCAGCGCGGCCACGATCGCCCTGATCTCGGTGGTCTCCATCATCGGAGCCGGCGTCGGCTACCCGCTGGCCGCGCTGCTCGCCGAGTTCGGCGGACTGCGGGCCGCCTACGGCCTCGGCCTGCTCGTCACCGCCATCGCCTTCGTGACCGCGTGGCGCTCCATGCCCGCAGCTCCCGAAGGCCGCTCCGCTCACGTGAACGTGGCCGGTGCGCTCCTCCTGGCGGGTGGACTGCTCCTCGTCCTGTTCCTGGCCGGCGAGAGGAGCCTGTGGAGCCGGCACCTCGCCGTGGCGGTCATCCTTGCCGTCGCCGCCATACTCCTGCTCTGCGTCTGGACCGTTTCCGAACTGCGAACGACGACGCCCCTGGTCGACGTCCGGGCGGTACGGCACCCGGCGGTCGCCGGGGCGAACATCGCCATGTTCGTCGGCGGGAGCGGCATGTATCTCCTGCTCACGCTCATCACCCGCTACGCGCAGACACCGCACAGCGCCGGCTACGGCTTCGGACTGACCACCTTCGTGGCGGGGCTGGTCCTCATCCCGTTCTCCGTGCTGGGGTTCGTCGCCGGCAAACTCACGCCGCGGGTCCGCGAACGGATCGACGGCCCCCTGCTCCTGGCCGGCAGCGCCGCCATCGTCGGCGGCGGGTTCGTCCTGTTCGCCACCGCCCGGTCCAACCTGGCCGAACTGCTCGCGGCCATGGGGGTACTCGGCTTCGGCGTCGGCAGCTTCTCGGCCGCCATGCCCGGCGTCATCCTGGCCGTCACCCCCAAGAGCGAGACGTCGAGCGCCATGAGCCTCAACTACGTCGTCCGCAGCGTCGGGTACTCCCTGGGCAGCGCCATCGGTGGCCTGATCCTCGCCGCGGGCACCGGCCCCGGCCGCCTCTTCCCCGACGACAGCGCCTACACCACCGCGGCGCTGGTCGGCATCGGCGCCATGGCGATCACGACGCTGACAAGCCTCGTTCTCGCCCGCCGACGCCCGTCCGAGACCAACTCATAA
- a CDS encoding DUF1330 domain-containing protein: MPKGYWVSVYRTISDPEKLAAYNELAPAAVQAGGGRVISRGGRVVAHDAGIAERTILIEFDSFEQAVAARESPAYQEALAALADGVERDFRIIEGID; encoded by the coding sequence ATGCCCAAGGGCTACTGGGTCAGCGTCTACCGCACCATTTCAGACCCTGAGAAGCTGGCCGCGTACAACGAGTTGGCCCCTGCGGCCGTCCAGGCAGGGGGCGGCCGGGTCATCTCCCGTGGCGGACGGGTCGTGGCGCATGACGCCGGAATCGCCGAGCGCACCATCCTGATCGAGTTCGACAGCTTCGAACAGGCCGTCGCGGCGCGTGAGAGTCCGGCCTACCAGGAGGCGTTGGCCGCACTCGCCGACGGCGTCGAGCGCGACTTCCGCATCATCGAAGGCATCGACTGA
- a CDS encoding dienelactone hydrolase family protein: protein MTAMTTRTVEYPADGLTMVGHLALPAGVGRRPAVLLGPEGMGLSDVERRRADALAELGYVVLAFDLHGGRYVSDPEEMLARCVPLLADPDRMRRIGHAALGVLRTEPRTDPGRIAAVGYGTGGAVVLELGRDGVSLRAIGTVNATTTGRPGEAARIRCPVWAGVGSEDPVMPPAQREAFTAEMQAAGVDWRLTVYGGALHAFHHPTVDHPVVPGVGYHPRHAQRAWRDVVDLLTECLPLTDDPGA, encoded by the coding sequence GTGACGGCGATGACGACGCGTACGGTCGAGTATCCGGCCGACGGTTTGACGATGGTCGGGCACCTCGCGCTCCCGGCGGGTGTCGGCCGCCGGCCCGCGGTGCTGCTCGGACCGGAGGGTATGGGGCTCAGCGATGTCGAGCGCCGCCGGGCGGATGCTCTCGCCGAGCTGGGATATGTGGTGCTGGCCTTCGATCTGCACGGCGGGCGCTATGTGAGCGATCCCGAGGAGATGCTGGCCCGTTGCGTGCCTCTGCTAGCTGATCCCGACCGGATGCGGCGTATCGGCCACGCGGCACTGGGCGTGTTGCGTACCGAACCGCGGACCGACCCGGGCCGGATCGCCGCCGTCGGCTACGGCACCGGGGGCGCCGTCGTGCTGGAACTCGGGCGCGACGGCGTCAGCCTGCGTGCGATCGGGACAGTCAACGCGACGACCACGGGCCGGCCGGGCGAGGCAGCGCGCATCCGTTGCCCGGTGTGGGCGGGGGTCGGGTCGGAAGACCCGGTCATGCCGCCCGCGCAACGCGAGGCGTTCACCGCTGAGATGCAGGCCGCGGGCGTCGACTGGCGCCTCACGGTCTACGGCGGAGCCTTGCACGCCTTCCACCACCCGACGGTCGACCACCCCGTGGTCCCCGGTGTCGGCTACCACCCGCGGCACGCGCAGCGAGCCTGGCGCGACGTCGTCGACCTGCTCACCGAGTGCCTGCCCCTGACGGACGATCCGGGGGCATGA
- a CDS encoding SDR family oxidoreductase codes for MVDNQFTTHAELFDLRGKRALVTGGTRGIGMMIARGLLQAGVHVVISSRNAEACAQAQEQLSAFGEVRAIPADLSRHDECRRLSDLVTADSERLDILVNNAGALWDEPLETFPDEAWDTVVDLNLKSPFWLVQALLPALRKAGTADDPARIINIGSIAAIHIPQRPNYSYSSSKAALHQLTRVLAKELGPQHVTVNAVAPGPFPSAMMAATLDELGEAIAASAPLRRIGRDDDMAGVAVFLASRAGAYLTGTVIPVDGGIATTA; via the coding sequence GTGGTAGACAACCAATTCACAACGCATGCAGAACTCTTCGATCTGCGAGGAAAGCGCGCGCTCGTCACCGGTGGCACCAGAGGCATCGGGATGATGATCGCGCGTGGCCTTCTCCAGGCAGGCGTCCACGTGGTCATCAGCTCACGCAACGCAGAAGCGTGTGCTCAGGCGCAGGAGCAGCTGTCCGCATTCGGTGAGGTGCGGGCCATCCCCGCCGACCTGTCCCGCCACGACGAGTGCCGGCGCCTGTCCGACCTCGTCACCGCCGACTCGGAACGTCTCGACATCCTCGTCAACAACGCGGGCGCCCTGTGGGACGAGCCGCTGGAAACGTTCCCGGACGAGGCCTGGGACACGGTCGTCGACCTCAACCTGAAGTCGCCGTTCTGGCTGGTCCAGGCGCTGCTGCCCGCACTTCGCAAGGCGGGCACCGCCGACGATCCCGCGCGGATCATCAACATCGGCAGCATCGCCGCCATCCACATCCCCCAGCGGCCCAACTACTCGTACTCCAGCAGCAAGGCCGCACTGCATCAACTCACCAGGGTGCTCGCCAAGGAACTGGGACCGCAGCACGTCACCGTGAACGCCGTGGCGCCGGGACCGTTCCCGTCGGCGATGATGGCCGCCACCCTCGACGAGCTCGGCGAGGCGATCGCGGCGTCGGCCCCACTACGCCGGATCGGCCGCGACGACGACATGGCGGGCGTCGCCGTGTTCCTCGCCAGCCGGGCAGGCGCATACCTCACGGGCACCGTGATCCCCGTCGACGGCGGCATCGCCACAACCGCGTAG